From the Pungitius pungitius chromosome 6, fPunPun2.1, whole genome shotgun sequence genome, one window contains:
- the ehf gene encoding ETS homologous factor isoform X1, producing the protein MSVTPFTNLESQLTSSWSPSNSYPDVPMLTSGYSNRLWPRDPQPQLWSKFQVWEWLQQVMDINQIDASSVPFQNFDMDGHQLCGLSYQDFIHAAGSVGPILFHNITELKWSGQYHVELGQLELKPELDFSCSFPDVSYPPADLDVYSPSIPPIALVASPTPFSPGEESTTCTIQQDIKRSDVKSRQVKRHNPRGIHLWEFIRDILLEPERNPGLIKWEDRTDGVFRFLKSDAVAQLWGKKKNNISMTYEKLSRAMRYYYKREILERVDGRRLVYKFGRNARGWRESEM; encoded by the exons ATGAGCGTGACTCCATTCACCAACCTGGAGAGCCAACTGACTTCTTCCTGGAGCCCCAGCAACTCTTACCCTGATG TTCCCATGTTGACGTCTGGTTACTCGAATCGCCTGTGGCCTCGCGACCCCCAGCCTCAGCTCTGGAGCAAGTTCCAGGTGTGGGAGTGGCTGCAGCAGGTCATGGACATCAACCAGATCGACGCCTCCAGCGTCCCCTTCCAGAACTTCGACATGGACGGCCATCAGCTGTGCGGCCTGAGCTACCAGGACTTCATCCACGCGGCGGGCAGCGTGGGACCCATCCTCTTCCACAACATCACGGAGCTCAAGTGGAGCG GCCAGTACCATGTGGAATTAGGCCAACTGGAACTCAAACCAGAAT TAGACTTCTCCTGCTCATTTCCGGACGTCAGCTATCCGCCTGCag ACTTAGACGTGTACAGTCCCTCCATTCCCCCCATTGCCCTTGTTGCGTCACCCACCCCTTTCAGCCCTGGTGAGGAATCCACAACATGTACAATACAGCAAG ATATCAAACGGTCGGATGTTAAAAGTCGTCAGGTCAAAAGACACA ACCCCAGGGGGATCCACTTGTGGGAGTTCATCAGGGACATTCTGCTGGAGCCGGAACGCAACCCGGGCCTGATCAAATGGGAGGATCGGACCGATGGAGTTTTCCGCTTCCTCAAGTCCGACGCAGTGGCACAGTTGTGgggcaagaagaagaacaacatcaGCATGACCTACGAGAAACTGAGCCGGGCAATGAG ATATTACTACAAAAGAGAGATCCTGGAGCGAGTAGACGGACGCAGGCTCGTTTACAAGTTTGGACGGAATGCGAGAGGATGGAGGGAGTCAGAGATGtga
- the ehf gene encoding ETS homologous factor isoform X2, with protein MSVTPFTNLESQLTSSWSPSNSYPDVPMLTSGYSNRLWPRDPQPQLWSKFQVWEWLQQVMDINQIDASSVPFQNFDMDGHQLCGLSYQDFIHAAGSVGPILFHNITELKWSGQYHVELGQLELKPEYFSCSFPDVSYPPADLDVYSPSIPPIALVASPTPFSPGEESTTCTIQQDIKRSDVKSRQVKRHNPRGIHLWEFIRDILLEPERNPGLIKWEDRTDGVFRFLKSDAVAQLWGKKKNNISMTYEKLSRAMRYYYKREILERVDGRRLVYKFGRNARGWRESEM; from the exons ATGAGCGTGACTCCATTCACCAACCTGGAGAGCCAACTGACTTCTTCCTGGAGCCCCAGCAACTCTTACCCTGATG TTCCCATGTTGACGTCTGGTTACTCGAATCGCCTGTGGCCTCGCGACCCCCAGCCTCAGCTCTGGAGCAAGTTCCAGGTGTGGGAGTGGCTGCAGCAGGTCATGGACATCAACCAGATCGACGCCTCCAGCGTCCCCTTCCAGAACTTCGACATGGACGGCCATCAGCTGTGCGGCCTGAGCTACCAGGACTTCATCCACGCGGCGGGCAGCGTGGGACCCATCCTCTTCCACAACATCACGGAGCTCAAGTGGAGCG GCCAGTACCATGTGGAATTAGGCCAACTGGAACTCAAACCAGAAT ACTTCTCCTGCTCATTTCCGGACGTCAGCTATCCGCCTGCag ACTTAGACGTGTACAGTCCCTCCATTCCCCCCATTGCCCTTGTTGCGTCACCCACCCCTTTCAGCCCTGGTGAGGAATCCACAACATGTACAATACAGCAAG ATATCAAACGGTCGGATGTTAAAAGTCGTCAGGTCAAAAGACACA ACCCCAGGGGGATCCACTTGTGGGAGTTCATCAGGGACATTCTGCTGGAGCCGGAACGCAACCCGGGCCTGATCAAATGGGAGGATCGGACCGATGGAGTTTTCCGCTTCCTCAAGTCCGACGCAGTGGCACAGTTGTGgggcaagaagaagaacaacatcaGCATGACCTACGAGAAACTGAGCCGGGCAATGAG ATATTACTACAAAAGAGAGATCCTGGAGCGAGTAGACGGACGCAGGCTCGTTTACAAGTTTGGACGGAATGCGAGAGGATGGAGGGAGTCAGAGATGtga